From the Rhinatrema bivittatum chromosome 7, aRhiBiv1.1, whole genome shotgun sequence genome, one window contains:
- the LOC115095357 gene encoding uncharacterized protein LOC115095357, with amino-acid sequence MSSWYPRHWGFPVPEPRFNPQPLLHPQFPLMPMGQEDLPLPSAPTAPAIDVILSGDMAVPTPEQEDQVVLSVACPASERPPCFTRFQQKLLLACCMVCSPISTFLHAVFLFYRPYCKYVIACWVLLIIASPISLFYLLSNTQLHSTFSPAASQELRYSHSHVSKRSPSAPLSLLAVPLPSGVILVPYHGWLVQDPVLLHIDVPFRFYTHQVWQGISPESLPAGLESRLVALFLQLERSSLQLSSITSESPLDGFRAEFCSIRYQNLFLGFRAVSVNLTGILETPSWKLQHCSQPHIGASEQFQRLFALRPCFHNGSCACINPLSKVPLEDSLSGSNYEFSGLIKGLIFSWMDIFPERN; translated from the exons ATGTCAAGTTGGTATCCGAGACATTGGGGTTTTCCGGTACCAGAGCCTCGGTTCAACCCCCAGCCTCTGCTGCATCCGCAGTTTCCGCTGATGCCAATGGGTCAGGAGGATCTACCGCTGCCCAGCGCTCCCACTGCTCCAGCAATTGATGTCATTCTCAGCGGTGACATGGCTGTGCCTACCCCGGAGCAGGAAGATCAGGTCGTTCTCAGTGTAGCTTGTCCCGCATCTGAGCGTCCTCCATGTTTCACTCGCTTTCAGCAGAAGCTTTTGCTTGCATGCTGTATGGTTTGTTCCCCAATCAGTACCTTTTTGCATGCTGTGTTTCTTTTTTACAGACCTTATTGTAAGTATGTTATTGCTTGCTGGGTGCTTTTGATTATTGCATCTCCTATCTCACTATTTTATCTCTTATCTAATACCCAGCTGCATTCCACCTTTTCTCCCGCAGCTTCGCAGGAGCTCCGTTATTCACACTCACATGTCAGTAAGCGCTCACCTTCTGCGCCTTTGTCTCTTCTGGCAGTGCCTTTGCCTTCTGGTGTTATTCTTGTTCCATACCATGGCTGGCTGGTGCAAGATCCTGTTTTATTGCATATTGATGTTCCTTTCAGGTTTTACACTCACCAGGTTTGGCAAGGCATCTCTCCGGAGTCCCTGCCTGCGGGTCTAGAGTCCAGACTTGTTGCTCTGTTTCTGCAGCTGGAGCgttcctccctgcagctttcttccATCACTTCGGAATCTCCTCTTGATGGCTTCCGTGCAGAGTTCTGTTCGATTAGATATCAGAACTTGTTCCTGGGTTTCAGAGCAGTGAGTGTCAATCTTACTGGGATCCTTGAAACTCCATCCTGGAAACTGCAGCACTGCTCTCAACCACATATTGGTGCTTCTGAACAGTTCCAGCGGCTGTTTGCCCTTCGTCCTTGTTTTCATAATGGATCTTGTGCCTGCATCAATCCCCTTTCGAAGGTGCCTCTGGAGGACTCCTTGTCTGGCTCTAATTATGAATTTTCAGGTTTGATTAAAGGTCTCATTTTCTCCTGGATGGACATCTTTCCTGAG AGAAATTAG